The sequence below is a genomic window from Harmonia axyridis chromosome 1, icHarAxyr1.1, whole genome shotgun sequence.
TatactatacactgtgtccgtaaagtatggaacaaattcatttttagcgaTTGAAGGCATTTGGTGTTAGCCccaaatactccagcgccagtccTCATCTTCTTAATTCTTTTATATCTCCTCATTCAATTGTTGATGTTGGATCAATAAAGAATCGAATAAATCCTCTGAAGTTATCCGATCATATATTATTGCCAAATCTCCTCCCAAATCGGTAAAATTCTCGCAGCCACCCTAAAATTCCCCCAAAACGAAACAAATCTGCGTGGGATTTCGTCAACTGGGCCGACCAGTTGCACGCTTACGCAAAGGCAGCATCCATAATTCAATTCTGGACCGGGACAGGCATCTAGGGGTGTTAGGCCGTGTCCCACTTCATGATTATTCGGCAACATGTCAGAACCTGCGCTGATTTATCACGTTCAAACCGGGCTTAACTGCACGGGTTCTATGACATCCCTGATTAATGTAATAATGGCGTCTAGCTCTAAGACATTCCTGTGCGAATATGGGGAACAATGGGATTCCGAACGAGTTTTGTCTGCTATGGAGTCAACGGACTACATTAGTGAGGTTGGATTTGTTCTGTTGACGGAAGAtccatatttgaaattttcgagatgGAGGTTCAACATTGAGATTAACATTTAACAATTAATGTTAATCTCTTATTACAACCGGTCTATGGTGGTTAAGCAGGGTGACTCCCATTCCCGAAGATATTATCCAAAATTAGGTATCCCCCAGTGTTCAGTCTTGGGGCCacttttttttctcttatttatCAACGAGCTTCCTCAGCATATTGTGGCTTGCATTATAATTCTCTTTGCTTATGATACCTCCTTGGCAATTAAAGCTAGTAATCTTGAAGGACTGATAAGGATCTCttatcaaacgatttattgTCTGGGCCGAGGGAACTCTTGTAAATTGTAAATTTGGACAAAACCAAGATTTGGCAGGcagatttctatcaaatttaacTCTTACTGCGCCAATTGTACCATGGGCCCTAGTTACTGGCCCTTACTTTAGATTTCACTGATTTGGGTTTACCGGGAACACAGGTCTTGTTTTTAGCTTTGTACACATACACGCATTTTTTACCAACATAAAACCAACTGTCTTGTTTAGCTGAAGTTCCGTCCACTTAAAGGAGAGCAGTGTTTTCGTGTTGATTCCTCAAATCACGTTTGTAATCAGTAAAGATGGCTTTAGCGTATAATCTACCATGCCTCTTCTTGATTCTTCTATTTTTCACTACTGCTGTTTTTTCTTCAGCAGAAGCTTTTTCAGCTTTTTTCTCTACTTTGGGCATTTTGGCCATTTCGATTTAGCTAGTGACAGGTTAgaaagatagagggagtatacgcaattttctcatgtccccaacatggttagattacgttgtcggattgtgatatattttcaaatccacaattttactatatcgttatgaatgtatattatattgaatgaaatatatttattttagcgattctcgattaaatatgcaaattttaatatttggaatccgttatttctcctaattgtcgaatttattagaaggagaatattcattattcattattacttgctgaaatccaaggtttggcaacttttgctctcctagtgtcatcggttgtttcacgtcgtttggcgcgtttgaagtttgttttctgaattcctgacatatttagttatttatttcaatatattttgcgTTAATATGAAGCATTGATTCacttgggacataagaagtgcgtttatttgtggagaaaatcgcgaattgagtgaaatatcctaTCACTGATGAGTTTTCATTTCAGCGCGCTTcagtcaaatttgatagttcatgttgggaacaaaatttgcttactgaaaatgacatatgctccttctatctatgtttattactctgaggatcgAGGAAATCACAAAATCAATACAAAGAATAGAAGCAAATACAAATATCTTCATTAGTCACAACTATGCACATTTGTCTTACAATTTTAACGTTATTTATATACTTAATGTTCCTTTATTGGTGGTGcaaatgaaaatagaagattCCTCGaataattttcggaaaaaaatgtcatatgaacatgagcccgcaaacaattttttcgagatactgTGCGTTTCTTGTAGTCTTTCTTTTTATACGATTATACGAGTTAATCGAAACTTTATGAATTACTGCTACCGATGGACAAATTAAacaccaaaactaataattaatttattcatcaaaacttatCTACTAACgtgatttttatgataatttggagtTCTGAAGGAAAAATAGGGGGTTGTTCCAgggaaaatatcaccctgtagatttacatTTAAAATTGTCATATCACGTGATATGATCCTTGCAGTATGTAGTCCAAAAATTCCAGTTGAATATCAGTCGAATTGGTATGATGGTTCCTATTTTCAATTTTGCACCGAATCTAGTGATCCGCTCAAGAGAAACACACCGTACCAACATAAAAACCAGCAATAACTGTCAGAAAAGCTGGACAGAGGGAAGATCGTACAGGGTGTAGAAAGGGGACTGTAAACAATATTCCCAACGAAATGTAAACACGTCCGAGCAAGGCAATAATCCTCCGAAACAAGGGAAGAAAAAATAGGATAAGACTTTTTTACTATCACGTCAGGACCCAGGAGTTTCGATTTCGTCCTGAGGGGAAAAGGGACGGAGGGGCAGGGAGATAAAGACGAATAACAGCCCCCGTGGGGGATCCAACATCGGCTACAAATCTTTCCGTTAACgcattattaaaaaaaagttgGGGGGAATCTTGTTTCCTATCTGTTAGTTGGGGTTGATTTATTCGGGAGGAGTTGGAAAGGTTGGTAGGTATAGGAGTTCCCGATAGGAATTATACggagtgttcctgaattggaaatACAAACGAAATTGGGATaatccttggataattttgaggaaaaaaagtcccataaatgAGGGCccaaaaacgctttgttttcgagatactgagtgttttttttttgtagtccCAGAACTCagggacaccttgtataatttgaaatgacgggtgttttttttcgaggtatataactttaagttggcattactgttcaagatggcgaccgatttaacagctgttgagtgatttattctcagtttggtttggcaattcatcattaatagattcacgcctgaacaacgcttgcaaatagtgcaattttatttcgaaaataatggttctgtgcggaatacgtatcgcgcactacgtccattttactttgtttagcgatgaagcgcatttttggttgaatggctacgtcaacaaacaaaactgccgcatttggagtgaagctaattctcaagtgtatgtcgaaacaccgttacatccagaacggtgcgctttatgggctggtggaatcattggtccgtacttcttcaaaaacgatgatggccagaacgttaaagtcaatggtgatctgtatagagccatgagtactaactttttcattcctgaattgaacaaccatgatgtccaggagctgtggtttcaacaagacggcacaacatgtcacacagctcgtgccacaatcgacttattgaaagacacgtttggtgaccgcctaatatcacgttttggacctgtgaattggcctccaaggtcttgtgatttaacaccgctagactactttctgtggggctatgtgaagtcattggtctatgcggataagccacaaacccttgaccatttggaagacaacattcgccgtgttattgccgatatacggccacaaatgttggaaaaagtaatcggaaattggacgtccagattggactacatccgagccagcggtggtggtcatatgccagaaatcatattatttaaattgtaatgccacaagattatcctgcggataaataaaattcatgtcaatcgaataatccatcgttgttttattgcaatttaaagttctatagctctaaaaaaaacacccttcattatttgaaatatgtTCACTAGATTATACCATTCAaacatggaaagatacaagcttcaacAAACGATAAAAATATCCCCATCCACCGAAAACATAAGAAAACCCATATCCAGAAATTCATAAATCTCTAACGATAAAAATCCAAGCATTCTTTCGCAACAAACCCACCAATTTCAAACACAAAACACCTCGACCCCACCGGACCACGCGAAGAAACCTGTAAAAACCAAATAAATCAGCGCGCCCTATCGGCATTGTTCTTAAATCTCGCTTATATCGTAAACAAAGCGTCGTTGTTCGCCGGAACGGATCCGAGGCGACTTCGATCCTTTTGATATGGTAAAATAACCGGCCGAAATCGCGTGTCTCGCACACTCGAATCTCGAAACGAACATGGAACGTCGATAGAGCAAGGGATTATGGAAATGGAGTCACGGAAGGGTGTTTATGAGGTCCGACTGGAGCCTGATAATTGGATTCGCCGTTAACGTTGCTCTAGCAGGACGTGGCAGGCCGCAAATGGAGCATCGCCACTTTAGAGGAATGGCGGATGATGTGGTAATAACTTAGGGTTGGGTCCTAACGCATATTCCTGAAAGTTGGGGTGCCTAACGCACGTCTTTTAAGAATATGCTATttctcctcactggattcatCACAGAGCATTGctgccttaggaaacacctcatgagaatgggtctaacagaaaatgacgagtgcagattctgtgcggagaaggaagaaactccggatcacgtgatgacggaatgcctcgccatcactagccaacgcaaaacctgcctgggacacgaaacttatagaggTGAGGAAtaaacctccttgaagccatcccagatattggagttcatcagaactctaaaactggaaggcgagctgtagatcacgttatggagagaaaacCTCTAAttggggcacaatagaccattagatcgcagtgaaacgtaacctccttaattaaatctaaatctcaCACACGTCTTGATCGGAATTAAAACATTTTGAACATTCAAAATGACGAGTTGGCTTTGAAAATAACGTATTCCTAGGATTGAGCAACTTTCTACTCTCCTCAGGTATGAATGTGTAAGTGTTTGGTGTAGCTAAAAACCATTAAGCCTGCTACAAACACGTATGCAAGTTGGACAACTATAAAGTCTGATGTTTGTGATCTCTACCCGTACCAACTTTAATATTACTATTTCACTGAAACGGGGTCGTTGTTGCTCTGTTGTCCTTCCGGAAACTGCGACCAATTAGAACTTCAGTTTATAACCCTACATATTAATataaacccagggaggccgtcgatgctGTTAACGAAATCGATGACATCCTTGGGAGCCTGGGCTGTAACTtcgtatccagaactgactttcccatttgagtgattcttaggccagtctgctctttccacagagtctgcagatctcatctgctgacctATCCATATGGTACAAAttataattacctgaagctctaCCCATTTGAGTGGTTCTTAAGCCAGTCTGTTCTTTCCATagagtctgcagatctcatctgctgacctATCCATATGGTACAAATTACAATTACCTGAAGCTCTACCCATTTGAGTGGTTCTTAAGCCAGTCTGCtctttccacagagtctgcagatctcatctgctgacctATCCATATGGTACAAATTACAATTACCTGAAGCTCTACCCATTTGAGTGGTTCTTAAGCCAGTCTGCtctttccacagagtctgcagatctcatctgctgacc
It includes:
- the LOC123670696 gene encoding 60S ribosomal protein L35a-like, with amino-acid sequence MAKMPKVEKKAEKASAEEKTAVVKNRRIKKRHGRLYAKAIFTDYKLDGTSAKQDSWFYVGKKCVYVYKAKNKTCVPGKPKSVKSKVRASN